GCCGCAACGGCGTTCGCGGCCGCCGGTGAGCCGGCGTGCGACTCGACCAGGGTGCCGACTAGCACGCGCAGCATGTCGAGAGCGTCGTCGAGGGCGCGGTGCCGCTCCCCGCGCCCGAGGCCGCGGCGGCAGAACGTATCGAGCTTCATGTTCGCGCTGTCGGGATAGACGAGCGCGAGGATCTCGACGGTGTCGAGGAACGGGTGCGACGCGAAACGGCGGTTGACCGCCTGCGCGAGCCAGCTCTTTTCGAACGCCGCGTTGTGCGCGACTACCGGCGCATCGCCGATGAAGCGATCGAGCGCGGCTGCGACTTCCGCCAGCGGCGGCGCGGTTACGACGTCGCGCTGCGTGATGCCCGTCAGTCGCTTGATGAACGGGGTGAGCTCCTGGCCGGTGTGGATCAGCGTGTTGAAGATGCGCGCTTTCGGCGCTCCGGCGTCGATGCGGATCGCTCCGGCCTCGATCAGCTCGTCGAGCTTCGGATCGAGGCCGGTGGCCTCGAAATCGAGGAAGCAAAGAGGACCGGCCGCGACGACGGGCTCGATGCGCGCGCGATCGATGCCGAGGCTCTCGAGGTTCACGGTGAACTCGAAGCGGCCGTCGGGCTCCAGATGGAGGTCTTCCTGAAGGGCGGCGAGGCCCGCCGGACTCAACACGAGGACTGCCTACCGCACGAGAGCCCCGGTGTCACCCGGGCGCTCCCGTTTGTTGCGAAGTACGAAGACGACTCCCGCCAAAGACTCCAGGCGCTGCACCGTGCGTCGAGGCTCAAGCCCTGACGAGCCTGCGCGCGGCCGCCTCGATGTCCCCCGCATCCCACGCTGCGCCGATCATGGCGACTGCGTCCGCTCCCGCCCTTCGGCAGGCCGGCACTCTGGCGAAGGTGATTCCCCCGACGGCAATGAGCGTTGCGCGGCAGCCTTCGCGCACGGCGGTCGCGGCGTGAGCAAGCTCGGCCAGGCCCTGAGGCGGTCCGAATTCGCGCTTGGATGCCGTGTCGAAAACCGGCCCGAACTGCAGCGCGTCGAGCTCGCCGGGCGCCACCGTGCGGATCGCCGCGACGCTGTGCACCGAGCGGCCGATCCACGCGTCCCTGCCGAGCAGTTCCCTGGCGTGTCCCGCCGACATGCCGTTTTCCGGCAGGTGCACTCCGGCGCCGATCGACAAGGCCACGTCGACGCGGTCGCAGATGACGAGAAGCGCGCCGCAGGGTCGCAGCAGCGGCTCGACCGCGACGGCGGCTTCGTGCAATTCGCGCGCGCTGCGCGTCTTCGCGCGAAGCTGAATCCAGCGGATGCCGCCGCGCAGCGCCGCCTCGATGCGGCGGCGCAGGTCCGGGAGGTCGTGCCACGCTCCGGTGATGAGCTGGACCGGGGGGTTCGGCAGAGCGCGCATCGACGCCCGCCGCTCCGCTCAGGCGATCAGGTCGCCGAGCGGGGAAGATGCGCTTGCGTGCAGTCGCTTCGGCATGCGGCCGGCGCGATACGCGGCGCGACCGGCCTCGACGGCCAGCTTCATCGCGTGCGCCATCAGCACGGGATCGCGAGCGCCGGCGATCGCGGTGTTCATCAGCACGGCGTCGCAACCGAGCTCGAGCGCGACGGCGGCGTCGGATGCGGTACCGACACCGGCATCGACGATCACCGGCACCTTGGACTGCTCGAGAATGATGCGGATGTTGTACGGATTGCGGATGCCGAGGCCCGATCCGATCGGCGCCGCCAGCGGCATCACGGCCGCGCATCCGATGTCCTCGAGACGCTTGCAGGCGACCGGGTCGTCGCTGACGTACGGCAGCACGTCGAAGCCTTCGGCGACGAGCACTCGCGCGGCCTCGATCGTCGCGGCAACGTCGGGAAACAGCGTCTTCTCGTCGCCGATCACCTCGAGCTTGACGAGCTTGCCGATGCCCGCCTCGCGCGCCAGCCGGCAGGTGCGGATCGCGTCGTCGGCAGTGTAGCAGCCGGCCGTGTTCGGCAGGATCGTGAAGCGTTTCGGATCGAGGAAGTCGAGAAGGTTCGGCTTGGTCGGATCGGTGATGTTGACGCGGCGGACCGCGACCGTGACGATCTCGGCGCCGGAGGTTTCGATCGCGATCCGCGTCTGCTCGAAATCGGCGTATTTCCCCGTACCGACCAGAAGCCGGGAACGGTAGCTGCGGCCGGCCAGCTCGAAGACGTCCTGACGCTGCATTTCCACGTTCAGCCTCCGCCGACGAAGTGCACGATCTCGAGCACGTCGTTCTCTGCCAGCGCCTGGGTGGGCCATGCGGACGCAGGCAGCACTTCGCGATTGCGCTCGACCGCGACGCGGCGTCCTGCCAGGCCGAGCGATGCGACGAGCTCGCCCACGGTGATGCCGTCGGCGACGTTCTTTCCTTCGCCGTTGATCTGCAGCCGCATCGAGCCTGCGTAGCGCCACAGGTGCGGTTTTACAACCTGCTACCCGCTTGGTATCCGGTCGCGTGGCCGTCTTCGCGGCTCCCTCTGTCATGTCCCCCGAACCAGCGGCCGCAGGTGGCGGCGCCGCAGCCGGCTCCGCGCCCGCAGAAGGGGCTGATCGCGAGGCCGTTTCCACGGCGGCAGGCGACGCGTCCAGCGTCCCTCGCGCGCTCATCGATACCGCAGCGCTCGTGCACAATTACCGCGAAGCTTGCCGCCTCGCTTGCGGCGGTGCGGGTGTCCTCGCGATGATCAAGTCCGACGCCTACGGGCACGGCGCCCGCCTGTGCGCAGCCGCGCTCGAGCGCGCCGGTTGCCGCATCTTCGGTGTCGCCTCGGTCGACGAGGCTCGCCAGCTCGCGGAGTTTTCGGATCGCGGATCGCGGGTCGTCGTGTTCGGCGGAATCCTTGCCGGAGAGGCCGACGCGGCGCTGGCCGCCGGAGCCGAGGTCGTGACGCAGGAAATCGACGTCGTGCGCGCACTTGCCGGACGCGCCGCGGCTTCGGGACGCGAGGCCGTCGTCCATGTGAAGCTCGACACGGGCATGCACAGGCTCGGAGTGGTGCCCGACGCCATCGTCGAGTTCGTCCGAGCCGCCGCGGCGCTGCGCGGCGTCCGCATCGTTGCCGTCTGCTCCCATTTTGCCCAGGCGGAATCGGTCACCGGCGGCGTGACGGCGGGTCAGCTCGAGACGATGCTGGCGGCCGACGCCGCGCTGAAGGCAGCGGGATTCTCGCTGACGCGCCACCTGGCCAACAGTGCCGCCATCCTCGCGCGTCCCGAGGCCCATCTCGACCTTGTTCGACCTGGAATCATGCTTTACGGCGTCGCGCCCGATCCGTCGCTGCGGGGTCGCGCGCAGCTGAGGCCCGTGATGCGACTGGTCGCTCGTGTCGTGCGTGTCGCCGACGTCGCGGCCGGCGAGGGCGTCGGCTACGGCCATACGTTCCATACTAACGGCGCCTCGCGCATCGCGACGATCCGCTGCGGCTACGCCGACGGATATCCGCGCAACCTCGGCAACGTCGCCGAGGCGGCAATTCGCGGGCGGCGCGTGCCGGTGGCCGGACGCATCTGCATGGATCATACGATGCTCGACGTCACGGGCGTTGCCGGAGCCAGCGTCGGTGACGACGTCACGCTGTGGGGTGCCGACCCGCTCGTCGAGGAAGTTGCATCGCGCGCCGGAACGATCGCCTACGAATTGCTCGCGCGAGTGGCGGCAAGGGTGCGCCGCGAAGAAGCCGGCGCCGCGGAACAAGAGAGGAATTCATGAGCGAGGCGTCCCCCGTGATGAAGACCGCGCTGATCAGCGTCAGCGACAAGACCGGAGTCGTCGACTTCGCAAAGGGCCTGGCTGCTCTCGGCGTCAAGATCCTGTCGACGGGCGGCACCGCCAAGGCACTTCGCGATGCCGGTCTTGCCGTCGTCGATGTCAGCGAGCACACCGGCTCCCCGGAGATTCTCGACGGTCGCGTCAAGACGCTTCATCCGCGCGTGCACGGCGGCCTGCTCGGTCGTCGTACGCTCGCGTCGCACGTCCAGCAGATGAAAGAGCAGGGAATCGACCCGATCGACCTCGTCTGCGTGAACCTCTACCCGTTCGCCGAGGTCACTGCGCGCGGCTGCAGCTACGAGGAAGCGATCGAGAACATCGACATCGGCGGCCCGTCGATGCTGCGCTCGGCCGCAAAGAACCATGAAAGCGTCGTCGTCGTCGTCGATCCCGCCGATTACGCAGTCGTCCTGGGCGAGCTCCAGGCCACCGGCACGACAACGCTCGACGTGCGCAAGAGGCTCGCGCGCAAGGCCTATCGCTCGACTGCCGCGTATGACGGCATGATCGCCGACTGGCTCGGCCGCGATGCACTCGCCAACGAAGGCCGCGCGGCCGAGTTCGGAGAGACGATCCACCACCAGTGGCAGCTCGTCCAGGGCATGCGCTACGGCGAGAATCCTCACCAGCGCGCGGCGTTCTACCGTGCGCCGCGCATCGACGGACCGTCGATCGCCGCGGCCAGGGTGCTGCAGGGCAAGGAGCTTTCGTACAACAACATCGTCGATGCGGACGCTGCACTGCAGCTCGTGATGGAATTCGACGAGCCGGTCTGCGTCGCGATCAAGCACACGAACCCTTGCGGCGTGGCCACCGGGCGCGATCCGCGCGACTGTTTCGAGAAGGCGCGGCGCTGCGATCCCGTGTCGATCTTCGGCGGCATCGTCGGTCTCAACCGCGAAGTGGACCTCGCAGCCGCAGAGGCGATGAAGGACGTATTCCTCGAGATCGTGCTCGCACCGTCGTTCACGGCCGACGCTCTCGCGCTGTTCGGAAGCACCAAGAAGCTGCAGGCGGTGCGATTGCTCGAAGTGGATCCGCGCGTCAAAGGCGGCAGCGATGCGTTCGACATGAAGCGGGTGCTTGGCGGCCTG
This genomic window from Candidatus Binatia bacterium contains:
- a CDS encoding thiamine phosphate synthase; this translates as MRALPNPPVQLITGAWHDLPDLRRRIEAALRGGIRWIQLRAKTRSARELHEAAVAVEPLLRPCGALLVICDRVDVALSIGAGVHLPENGMSAGHARELLGRDAWIGRSVHSVAAIRTVAPGELDALQFGPVFDTASKREFGPPQGLAELAHAATAVREGCRATLIAVGGITFARVPACRRAGADAVAMIGAAWDAGDIEAAARRLVRA
- a CDS encoding thiazole synthase: MQRQDVFELAGRSYRSRLLVGTGKYADFEQTRIAIETSGAEIVTVAVRRVNITDPTKPNLLDFLDPKRFTILPNTAGCYTADDAIRTCRLAREAGIGKLVKLEVIGDEKTLFPDVAATIEAARVLVAEGFDVLPYVSDDPVACKRLEDIGCAAVMPLAAPIGSGLGIRNPYNIRIILEQSKVPVIVDAGVGTASDAAVALELGCDAVLMNTAIAGARDPVLMAHAMKLAVEAGRAAYRAGRMPKRLHASASSPLGDLIA
- the thiS gene encoding sulfur carrier protein ThiS, yielding MRLQINGEGKNVADGITVGELVASLGLAGRRVAVERNREVLPASAWPTQALAENDVLEIVHFVGGG
- the alr gene encoding alanine racemase produces the protein MSPEPAAAGGGAAAGSAPAEGADREAVSTAAGDASSVPRALIDTAALVHNYREACRLACGGAGVLAMIKSDAYGHGARLCAAALERAGCRIFGVASVDEARQLAEFSDRGSRVVVFGGILAGEADAALAAGAEVVTQEIDVVRALAGRAAASGREAVVHVKLDTGMHRLGVVPDAIVEFVRAAAALRGVRIVAVCSHFAQAESVTGGVTAGQLETMLAADAALKAAGFSLTRHLANSAAILARPEAHLDLVRPGIMLYGVAPDPSLRGRAQLRPVMRLVARVVRVADVAAGEGVGYGHTFHTNGASRIATIRCGYADGYPRNLGNVAEAAIRGRRVPVAGRICMDHTMLDVTGVAGASVGDDVTLWGADPLVEEVASRAGTIAYELLARVAARVRREEAGAAEQERNS
- the purH gene encoding bifunctional phosphoribosylaminoimidazolecarboxamide formyltransferase/IMP cyclohydrolase, giving the protein MSEASPVMKTALISVSDKTGVVDFAKGLAALGVKILSTGGTAKALRDAGLAVVDVSEHTGSPEILDGRVKTLHPRVHGGLLGRRTLASHVQQMKEQGIDPIDLVCVNLYPFAEVTARGCSYEEAIENIDIGGPSMLRSAAKNHESVVVVVDPADYAVVLGELQATGTTTLDVRKRLARKAYRSTAAYDGMIADWLGRDALANEGRAAEFGETIHHQWQLVQGMRYGENPHQRAAFYRAPRIDGPSIAAARVLQGKELSYNNIVDADAALQLVMEFDEPVCVAIKHTNPCGVATGRDPRDCFEKARRCDPVSIFGGIVGLNREVDLAAAEAMKDVFLEIVLAPSFTADALALFGSTKKLQAVRLLEVDPRVKGGSDAFDMKRVLGGLLVQSRDLVPSRAADCKVATRRAPTGAELRALDFAWKVCKHAKSNTIVLAHEDHVVGVGAGQMSRVDSARLAVARAREHGLELKGCVAASDAFFPFRDGLDVIAAAGAVAVIQPGGSLRDGEVIAAADEHGMAMVMTGVRHFRH